A portion of the Caenorhabditis elegans chromosome III genome contains these proteins:
- the W02B3.3 gene encoding uncharacterized protein (Predicted) — protein sequence MDLKDGVEEEEGAGENGKGGTHAQRVSDTHLRCLPFLARKERETNFDTSMLSAGMNQLLDLEDYMFQRIQGPEEPSAETSVGGFCDDRLCQYGNMFSGYGACGTYFAPEAP from the coding sequence ATGGATCTGAAGGACGGGGTagaggaagaagaaggagcAGGAGAAAACGGAAAAGGAGGCACACATGCTCAAAGAGTGTCCGACACACACTTGCGCTGCCTCCCTTTTCTGGCAAGAAAGGAGAGAGAGACTAACTTTGACACCTCCATGCTAAGCGCAGGAATGAATCAATTACTAGACCTTGAGGACTACATGTTCCAGCGGATTCAGGGACCAGAAGAGCCCTCAGCAGAAACATCAGTCGGAGGGTTTTGTGACGATCGGCTCTGTCAGTATGGGAACATGTTTTCAGGTTACGGGGCATGTGGAACCTATTTTGCACCAGAAGCGCCATAA
- the C09F5.3 gene encoding Putative zinc finger protein C09F5.3 (Confirmed by transcript evidence) — protein sequence MRKTEKMKRPHNSSHVKQEERADDSHSNSPASSKSIKQENLLKCELCSTVCSSISQLQSHTLSEHVPEKKPSISTSNSAPSTKRVACQQCEDTFEDFAQFAIHMKSHLSSVTSQLFFCPICPVGTPFRDKKSQLEHLTTQHLQIQVTQHICSICDSAFPSPQAQSVHFAEAHKKYSCTNCDFETENEKTFKEHSKQHSRQLIMYGCALCATSYPSQLHLITHVQMSHDQETFYPPSLPIPTPPSPKSTPKQRVLQCSVCDESVLGEDGLDEHRLRKHCKVRFADKCADCQEPLLNETSFVEHCLRHSKDHAHHCPVCRQSLRSDSQIHAHCAYHMSHQDSTSSTSSSPITNGFSFVCPICGEKLDDGFALIEHTKIHL from the exons atgagaaaaaccgagaaaatgAAGCG GCCCCACAACTCAAGCCATGTCAAACAAGAAGAACGTGCTGATGACAGTCATTCCAACTCACCAGCTTCCAGTAAAAG TATCAAACAggaaaatttgctgaaatgcGAGCTCTGCTCCACAGTGTGCTCTTCAATCTCTCAACTTCAATCTCATACCTTAAGTGAGCATGTTCCCGAAAAAaag CCATCAATCTCAACCTCAAACTCCGCCCCTTCGACTAAGCGTGTGGCGTGTCAACAGTGTGAGGACACTTTTGAGGACTTTGCACAATTCGCGATTCACATGAAATCTCATTTAAGTTCCGTCACTTCTCAGCTGTTTTTCTGCCCGATTTGCCCAGTTGGAACACCGTTTAGGGATAAGAAA TCTCAACTAGAACACCTCACCACCCAACATCTTCAAATTCAAGTAACCCAGCACATCTGCTCAATATGTGACTCGGCATTCCCGTCACCTCAAGCTCAATCAGTCCACTTTGCGGAAGCCCATAAAAAGTACTCCTGTACTAATTGTGATTTTGAGacggaaaatgagaaaactttCAAG gAACATTCAAAACAACATTCCCGGCAACTAATCATGTATGGATGTGCTCTTTGTGCAACTTCCTACCCCAGTCAACTGCATTTAATAACCCACGTTCAAATGTCACATGATCA agaaacctTCTACCCACCATCCTTACCAATTCCAACACCTCCATCCCCAAAATCGACTCCAAAGCAGCGAGTCCTCCAGTGCTCCGTGTGCGATGAATCAGTACTGGGAGAAGACGGCCTAGATGAGCATCGGCTTCGCAAGCACTGCAAGGTCAGGTTTGCCGATAAGTGTGCGGATTGTCAGGAGCCTTTGCTGAATGAGACTAG tttcgtGGAGCACTGTCTCCGTCACTCAAAGGATCATGCGCACCACTGCCCAGTGTGTCGACAGAGTCTCCGCTCCGATTCTCAAATTCACGCGCATTGTGCCTATCATATGAGCCACCAGGACTCAACGTCATCCACGTCATCATCGCCAATCACTAACGGTTTCAGCTTCGTTTGTCCGATTTGTGGAGAGAAGCTTGACGATGGGTTCGCGTTGATCGAGCATACCAAAATTCATCTGTGA
- the W02B3.4 gene encoding uncharacterized protein (Confirmed by transcript evidence) gives MRKHFVLFSFPFLLLSSMLIFYQTTVFRNQLNEENDYTGGPIVPFMKRSLALHYQTCESFLNSLNTTVPVLLIDVDVLKMLDENACNLPTGRPTKIGVDVKYLSATWLLQDSRFEIVYYTNDTEKDFLDFRSEPRKIIPKKFSTCWVENLAVPADIKLFVEFWKRAKFVNCMNLHIPRAGSKVRMPARPSSEVLSRLRDELIENRMFPFLNGGTLLGWYRECSVIPHTLDMDISVFAEDFNLNFVEQMEQNLSDFRIKRKFGMTNDSFELTLAPKTGFKVFIDVFLMYKGVENGSVTHHWVGGVAPDGTKYKYSYPVYDPFCAADLHGHIFWVTCTPNEKIVKEYGQLWYLDHLTSKYSWNSSGKNVKKNGKWTKEQMKMVYKVFKR, from the exons atgagAAAGCACTTTGTATTGTTCTCATTTCCATTTCTTCTCCTATCCTCCATGCTGATCTTCTATCAGACAACTGTATTTCGGAATCAACTGAACGAAGAAAATGACTACACGGGCGGTCCAATCGTTCCATTCATGAAACGATCC CTTGCTTTGCACTATCAAACTTGTGAATCTTTTCTGAACTCATTGAATACAACTGTTCCAGTCCTACTGATTGATGTTGATGTACTCAAGATGTTAGATGAAAATGCTTGTAATCTACCAACTGGAAGACCAACAAAA ATTGGCGTGGACGTCAAATATCTATCCGCCACGTGGCTCCTGCAAGATTCCCGGTTTGAAATTGTCTACTACACTAATGATACCGAAAAAGACTTTCTTGATTTTAGATCAGAACCCAGGAAAATCATTCCAAa aaaattctcAACTTGTTGGGTTGAAAATCTTGCAGTTCCAGCTGACATCAAATTATTCGTGGAGTTTTGGAAACGTGCCAAATTTGTCAACTGTATGAATTTGCACATCCCAAGAGCCGGGTCTAAG gttcGAATGCCGGCGAGACCATCATCCGAAGTGTTATCCCGTCTTCGAGACGAACTCATAGAGAATCGAATGTTCCCATTTTTAAATGGCGGAACCCTTCTGGGATGGTACCGCGAATGTTCTGTAATCCCACATACGTTGGATATGGATATTTCTGTGTTTGCAGAggattttaatttgaattttgtggaaCAAATGGAGCAGAATTTATCCGATTTTCGAATTAAGAGGAAATTCGGAATG ACTAATGACTCGTTCGAGTTGACATTGGCGCCGAAAACTggattcaaagtttttatagACGTGTTTCTAATGTACAAGGGTGTGGAGAATGGATCGGTGACCCATCATTGGGTGGGTGGAGTTGCtc CCGACGGCACCAAGTACAAGTACTCCTATCCTGTTTACGATCCATTCTGTGCAGCAGACCTCCACGGTCATATATTTTGGGTCACTTGTACTCCGAACGAGAAAATTGTG aaagAGTATGGCCAACTATGGTACCTCGATCACCTGACATCAAAGTACTCATGGAATTCTTCaggaaaaaatgtgaagaagAACGGAAAATGGACGAAGGAGCAGATGAAAATGGTCTACAAAGTGTTTAAACGGTAG
- the grk-2 gene encoding G protein-coupled receptor kinase 2 (Confirmed by transcript evidence): MADLEAVLADVSYLMAMEKSRSQPAARASKRIVLPDPSVRSIMQKFLEKSGDMKFDKIFNQKLGFLLLKDYAENVSESPCPQIKFYEAIKEYEKMETPDERLTKAREIYDHHIMVEMLAHAHNYSKESLQHVQYHLLKQNVPPDLFHRYVLEICDQLRGDIFQRFLESDKFTRFCQWKNLELNMQLTMNDFSVHRIIGRGGFGEVYGCRKADTGKMYAMKCLDKKRIKMKQGETLALNERIMLSLVSTGQDCPFIVCMTYAFQSPDKLCFILDLMNGGDLHYHLSQHGVFTEQEMIFYASEVILGLEHMHNRFVVYRDLKPANILLDENGHVRVSDLGLACDYSKKKPHASVGTHGYMAPEVLAKGVAYDSSADWFSLGCMLYKLLKGHSPFRQHKSKDKNEIDKMTLTQDIELPNEGLSKDCRDLLEGLLKRDVPDRLGCRGKGPTEVKEHPFFKDVDWQTVYLRRMTPPLIPPRGEVNAADAFDIGNFDDDEVKGVKLQDGDSDLYKNFNIVISERWQNEIAETIFEVVNQDADKAESKKRSKQKIKVAVEEKDSDVIVHGYIKKLGGPFTSAWQTKYGKLYPSRLELYPESLTAKPELVFMDQIEDVCAEMQTIKGETAIIVKLRDGFKEPKICLTNSDEISLKEWHTSLRTAHKVSQELLQRMGRKAIKIYGVNHDPMLSESERPGSVTRAFLNRASSVDSGV, translated from the exons ATGGCAGACTTGGAAGCAGTGCTGGCTGACGTCAGCTACCTGATGGCAATGGAGAAGAGCCGAAGTCAGCCGGCGGCTCGTGCCAGCAAACGCATAGTTCTGCCAGACCCGAGTGTGCGGAGtataatgcaaaaatttctggaaaagtcGGGTGATATGAAGTTTGATAAGATCTTCAATCAAAAGCTCGGTTTCTTGTTGTTAAAAGATTACGCGGAAAATGTCTCCGAGAGTCCGTGTCCTCAAATTAAATTCTACGAGGCG ATCAAAGAATACGAGAAAATGGAGACACCAGATGAGCGATTAACAAAAGCACGAGAAATTTATGATCATCATATAATGGTTGAAATGCTCGCACATGCTCAC AACTACTCAAAAGAATCATTACAACATGTACAATATCATCTTCTTAAACAAAATGTGCCTCCAGATCTTTTTCACCGATATGTTTTGGAGATTTGCGATCAGCTTCGTGGAGatatttttcaacgatttctCGAGTCGGACAAGTTCACCAGATTCTGTCAGTGGAAAAACTTGGAGTTGAATATGCAGCTGACAATGAACGACTTCTCAGTACATCGAATTATCGGTCGAGGTGGCTTTGGAGAAGTCTACGGGTGTCGTAAAGCTGACACGGGAAAGAT GTACGCGATGAAATGTCTTGACAAAAAGCGAATCAAGATGAAACAAGGAGAAACGCTGGCACTAAACGAGAGAATCATGTTGAGCCTCGTCTCCACTGGACAAGATTGCCCATTCATCGTGTGTATGACATACGCATTTCAATCACCCGACAAACTGTGTTTCATCCTTGATTTGATGAACGGTGGTGACCTTCATTATCATTTATCACAACACGGAGTATTTACGGAGCAAGAGATGATATTTTATGCGTCAGAAGTTATACTTGGACTGGAACATATGCATAATCGATTTGTAGTTTATCGAGATTTAAAGCCTGCCAATATTTTGTTGGATGAGAATGGTCATGTGAGGGTTTCCGATTTGGGTCTCGCGTgtgattattcaaaaaagaagcCGCATGCTAGTGT cgGAACCCACGGCTACATGGCACCCGAAGTACTGGCCAAAGGCGTTGCCTACGACTCGTCAGCCGACTGGTTCTCGTTAGGATGTATGCTGTATAAACTTCTAAAGGGACACTCACCATTTCGTCAACATAAGAGCAAAGATAAGAACGAGATTGACAAAATGACATTAACACAAGATATTGAACTGCCGAATGAAGGATTGTCAAAAGACTGTCGAGATCTTCTGGAGGGACTTTTGAAACGAGACGTTCCGGATAGATTGGGGTGTCGCGGGAAAGGGCCGACGGAGGTTAAGGAGcatccatttttcaaagatgtCGATTGGCAAACTGTGTATTTGAG ACGAATGACACCACCACTAATCCCACCACGTGGAGAAGTCAACGCTGCGGATGCATTTGACATTGGAAACTTTGACGATGATGAAGTGAAAGGTGTCAAGTTGCAAGACGGGGATTCAGATTTGtacaaaaacttcaatattgTGATATCTGAACGGTGGCAGAATGAAATCGCGGAGACAATATTTGAGGTAGTGAATCAGGATGCGGATAAGGCGGAGAGTAAGAAGCGGTCAAAACAGAAGATCAAGGTGGCAGTTGAGGAGAAAG ATTCCGATGTTATAGTCCACGGGTATATCAAGAAGCTCGGCGGCCCGTTCACCTCGGCTTGGCAAACCAAATACGGCAAGCTCTATCCATCTCGACTGGAACTTTATCCGGAATCATTAACTGCTAAGCCAGAG TTAGTATTTATGGATCAAATCGAAGATGTGTGCGCCGAAATGCAGACCATCAAGGGAGAGACGGCAATCATTGTGAAGTTACGAGATGGGTTCAAAGAGCCTAAGAtttgcttaacaaactcg gaCGAAATCTCTTTGAAAGAATGGCACACATCCCTCCGCACGGCTCACAAAGTCTCCCAGGAACTTTTGCAACGAATGGGCCGAAAAGCAATCAAAATCTATGGAGTCAATCATGACCCAATGTTATCTGAAAGTGAACGACCTGGTTCTGTGACAAGAGCCTTTCTGAATAGGGCTAGCAGTGTTGATTCTGGTGTTTaa
- the C09F5.1 gene encoding BRICHOS domain-containing protein (Partially confirmed by transcript evidence) → METIFEMEELSSSLARKDSYRAMQSSWDGDEKKMTSTLNSRRFPPQSQTSLVSRETDQHSGKKIGCLKKIRTFYQGVRYAFENSEYTPELLRSLCCILLLLLLLLFLMFIIFNAIFNRYAVSEFLLYPPVCEECRRKNPALVSAALPSSVFVHFFSKHQAHFELRGNQPFKSNSFTAVDFNTGYVAYADHSLTDANGKHFTCFLMPLDRSAIDSIDQLSEAVSESSYEIQSTFGWQEFYQFDPEKIEPMTAKQKFTEEIDDCEGAQWYLLRQTVHARDASCSECYDFCLPDWAVVRKEKYEDESTLGVRRLNCFRLYVPQWSNFRVETDIGGGHWKYPLSSESTKRDKNGEWVHWIPTTNAQGFSRSRKSINNATLV, encoded by the exons ATGGAAACTATATTCGAGATGGAAGAGCTTTCATC ATCGCTTGCCCGAAAAGACAGCTACAGAGCCATGCAATCCTCGTGGGACGGAGATGAGAAGAAAATGACGTCGACTTTAAACTCACGAAGATTCCCACCCCAGTCACAGACATCGCTGGTATCCAGAGAAACTGATCAGCATTCTGGGAAGAAAATTGGATGCTTGAAAAAGATTCGGACGTTTTATCAAGGAGTTCGATATGCATTTGA aaactccGAGTACACCCCAGAGCTCCTGCGAAGTCTATGCTGCATTCTCCTGCTTCTATTGCTACTTTTATTCCTGatgttcataattttcaacGCGATTTTCAACCGATACGCTGTTTCGGAATTCCTGCTATACCCACCAGTTTGCGAAGAGTGCCGGAGGAAAAACCCGGCACTGGTCTCCGCTGCTCTTCCATCTTCAGTTTTTGTGCATTTCTTTTCAAAGCATCAAGCACACTTCGAACTACGAGGAAATCAACCGTTCAAATCGAATAGTTTTACTGCCGTCGATTTTAATACG GGCTATGTTGCTTACGCCGATCATTCCCTAACCGATGCAAATGGAAAACATTTCACGTGCTTCTTGATGCCTTTGGACAGAAGTGCAATTGATAGCATTGATCAACTCTCTGAAGCTGTATCCGAGTCAAGTTATGAA ATCCAATCTACTTTCGGCTGGCAAGAATTCTATCAATTCGACCCGGAGAAGATCGAGCCTATGactgcaaaacaaaaatttactgaaGAAATTGACGACTGTGAGGGAGCTCAATGGTATTTGTTGAGGCAAACTGTCCATGCTAGAG atgcatCATGCAGTGAATGTTATGACTTTTGCTTGCCGGATTGGGCAGTTGTGAGAAAGGAGAAGTATGAAGACGAGTCGACTTTAGGAGTGAGACGGCTCAACTGCTTCAGACTTTACGTGCCCCAGTGGAGTAATTTCAG agtGGAAACCGACATCGGCGGAGGCCACTGGAAATACCCACTCTCCAGCGAAAGCACAAAGAGGGACAAGAACGGAGAATGGGTTCACTGGATCCCAACTACCAACGCTCAAGGATTCTCGAGATCAAGAAAAAGCATTAATAATGCAACATTAGTTTAA